The following nucleotide sequence is from Tiliqua scincoides isolate rTilSci1 chromosome 15, rTilSci1.hap2, whole genome shotgun sequence.
CCCAGGGGAGCCTCCTTAAGCTTGTTGCCCTCCCAAGACGAGAGGGGTGAGTTGGGAGGGAGCAGCAGCCCCCCTGGGGGGCTCAGATGGCCTCGTGTGGCTCCGCCCGGCTTCCGATGGGGCAGACCCATAGCCAGTAGGTGATGCTGGGACATAGGGAGCCCTGGGTGACCATTGTCCCCAGCACATTCTTCCAGCGGCAGGAGGGGATGGCTGGGGTGGAAAAAGGACCCCGACCAGCAGGGAGCGCCAGCGAGGGGGtgctggggcagggagcagagcgaGCGGCAGGCAGGGGGGGCCACGCTGGGGTGGGGGAGCGGGGTGGgccgcactgccagtggggggcatTTCTCCGGAGGTTGGAAGCTGCAGCAGCTGGAGGCAAAGAGGCCGGCCGGCAGCCCTGACTCAAGACCTAGAGGGGAGAGAAAACAGACTCGGCTGACCAACTGCCCTGGGCTGCCGGACGGATGACCGTAgccgttttcacccacctctactgaTAGCATTTTAATTAATGCTGCAGCACGTGATTAATGCCTTTGATTAGCAGGTTACGGACGTTAATCGAGGCCAGCCACAGCCACACTGGTTGAGATTCAGGCATACTGACCGTATGTGACCGCTCAGGGGGGCCAAACATGGTTGGCCCCAGCTgggacccctccccccaagatccGCCTTAGGCGCACGTACCATTCTTACTGCTGAAAGAGCCGGCTCCCATCCTGTCTTCGGTGCCCGTCAAGTCACGGCTGCCTCTCTGGAAGGCAAGCGGAGACTGCCAAGCCCCTCTGGGGAACTGGAACagctggtgagggagggaggccCCGGTCACTCCGTGGCGGTGGGCAAGAGAAGGGGAGCTGTGTGGGTCCAGCCAGAGAAAGAGGGTCACTCccacagtttccccccccccaccccaccctgacaGTTACCTCCGTCTGCAGAGTAGTGCTCCTTGTGCAAGGCCGGCACCCACCAGCTGGCCCCATAAGCAGTGGCCTGGGCACAGCCGGGACACCCCACAGAGGGCAATTGACGAAGATCAGCCTGCTGAAGTTGAACGTGTAGGTGAACCGTTTGCCTTTGGTCTTCCGCAGGATGCGCTTGGTGTAGTAATACCTGCTGgccagaggggagggggctgaggccCCGAAGGCAGACCCCTGCCCTTGGCAGACCCCTCCCAAAGAAGTGTGGAGAGGCCTAGAGTGGGCCTGGCAAATGAGTGGTGGGCCAAGAATGCCCAGTGGGTGGCAGTGGTCTAGTAGGTGCTGCCACTGTTGGCTGTGCCACACAGGTCAAGGGGGCAGCCCCCAAAGAGCCCAGCAGGCAGCCACCTGTTCGGAAATCccagttggccacccctgggttGCTAGCTGGCCCAAGGGGTGGTGATCATGCCGCAACCCTCTTGAACCCGCTGCGCCCACTGCAGGTCTGTGGtcaggcccagttcaaggtgttggtgatgccCCACCAagaccacccccccccacttggcTCTCGGAGAGACTGAGCTTGCCCCTGGCCGGCTTGTGCCAGGGGGCAGCTTTCCTGCCTACCTGAGGGCCCGACTGAGCTTGTCGTAGTTCATCTGGGGCTTGCACTTCCGCCGGCCCCACAGGCGGGCCACCTCGTCGGGGTCCTTGATGACAAACTCCCCGTACTCGCCCTGCTGCCAGGCGATGACGTGTCGAAACtcctccttctgcagcagctccaggatgAAGTGCCACAGCTGGATCTGCCGGGAGCCCGGGCTGGACTCCGTCTTGTAGGCCCAGTTGGGGAAGGCCAGCCCTGGATGGGGAGGGAGTcagacagatagacagacagacagggggGCACAGAGATCTCGCACTGGGTTCTGCAGCCCAAAAGAAGTGACCAGCAGCAGGCCCAGACCACCGCCCAGGGCCACCATCCTTCACGGGAAGAATTTGCTTgcggaactccttcccacaagaTGCGGTCCTGCTCACTGCCTCTGGTGGTGTTCAGAGGGGATTCAAGAGATCCATGGAAGCCTTGTCGTGGCTACGTGAAGCCAATGGGGTTGGGACAGCCCCTCTCATGAAAACAAGTCGTGAGAGTGGAGCAGGAGACACCTGGCGCTTTCATGGTGCCCCTGGCAGCTTTGGGGCACCTGCGTGGGCAACTGTCAGAAGGAGAGTTCTGGAGGTTTGCACCCTTGCTCTGACCTGCCAGGGCTCCAGAGAGGTCCCCTTCCCCAAAGGCTCTCCCACTGCACCCTTTCCCCCCCTCACCTGATATCCAGTAGGAGCTGCCAGCAAGGGCAGGCCCCCCCTCAGAGAAACAGCCGCAGTGCATCTCGCAGACCTGGCAAGGCACAAAATGGGGTTTGGCATTACAGGATGAGGCATGAGAATGAGGGTGAAGATGGCATTTGGGGTGCAGAAGGGGGGGCAGGATGACAGAATAGGTGCCCAGAGAGGAGATTCCAAGAGGCTGTGCAAACCCAGAACCTGCCTGATGGCCTTTGGGGACCTGCTTGGTTGTCCCACTTCAAAGGGCacacatgcctctctctctctctcatgtggcCCTGCCAGGACACCTCACAGACAGACAGAACTCCCCCCCCTCCGATCATattggaattggggggggggacaaagcaGGGACACCCCCATGAGCAGCAGGAGATCCAAGGGAGCCAGAAGACCATCAGCCTTGATATCACGCAACCCCCCAAGTAGGGCATCCGTGGCCACAAGAGGCACTGCCAGGCCCTGGCTGGGAAGGCTTCAAAAGTGGGAAGGATGATTCATGATGTCCAGTGATGGGTCTTTGCCACTACAACTAGGGGGGCCCCCTGTGGTTGGGGCAGAGTTGATGCCAGCCTTACCCGCTTGCCCTgcagagggaaaagagagagagcccCCTCAGTGTCCAAGAGTGAAGTCCACCccagggagggtggagaaggCCCTGTCGGCCCCTGGCCACTTACCCTTCTGCTGAGCATGGGGGGGTCTGGGGGGGTCCCTTTCAGGCTGGTCTGTGCCCTGAACCAGAGGGCACTCCGTGGCATGTGAGGGCTTCCAGGTGACCCATCTCGGAATATAAAGAGAGGGAAAGGGTTAATTCTCAATCTTCTTACCCTTCTCTGAGAGGGGGGAAAACTCATGGGGGGGCCCAGAAAGCGCTTCCTTTCCTTAAGAGGAGCTCAAGGGCTGGGGGGGGATTTGCCTGGTGGGGGTCACTTTCCGAAAAACAACTTCAATTAGCACTGGCTTCGAAAGGACTCATCCAGGCAGGAGCCAAGCCAAGAAAGGGATCTTGCTGCCTTGTGAAAAATGGGGATTTGCCCCACAGGTGACTGGAGGGGGCCTTTggagaccccccacccccaccccatagaCTCAACAATCCAGTTTGTCAAGGAGGACCAAGGTGAACGTCTCCACCCCTGGGGCTGTCCCCCTTCCAGCAACCAGCAACTTGGACCCAGGAGTGGAaggattatgcaggggatggacagagtggatcaggagatgctctttactctctcacataacaccagaaccaggggacatctgctaaaattgagtgttgggagagttaggacagacaaaaaaaaatatttctttactcagcgtgtggttggtctgtggaactccatgcca
It contains:
- the LOC136635260 gene encoding ETS translocation variant 3-like protein gives rise to the protein MERPLLGAGGCCNTLAKLGKRVCEMHCGCFSEGGPALAGSSYWISGLAFPNWAYKTESSPGSRQIQLWHFILELLQKEEFRHVIAWQQGEYGEFVIKDPDEVARLWGRRKCKPQMNYDKLSRALRYYYTKRILRKTKGKRFTYTFNFSRLIFVNCPLWGVPAVPRPLLMGPAGGCRPCTRSTTLQTERGSRDLTGTEDRMGAGSFSSKNAGGESSPLPGFPPAQRAPLLPPPPPPPPASLLLPAATAGPGRASERASQPASARQAGPGQRCGSLLGLSAAPEPRPSRAASAAPPAALCAARPGARPCPGPERGRAAAGGGAMARRAGGGGSP